A single window of Oncorhynchus keta strain PuntledgeMale-10-30-2019 chromosome 34, Oket_V2, whole genome shotgun sequence DNA harbors:
- the LOC118366494 gene encoding homeobox protein Hox-A1-like: MSSYLDLYSEGDMMPLPVKFCHDEHKPGILQYHGEIVGRLSSGMLDHQSSSRSISGGVHHQGVFKVPRDSDASVSDGNYVDQGLAYNLAYGCYNDVEQNRVHTQCVNSAYSANGPFPSHPTETYYHDIRETNQQWQSIKISRGFVNASHQTTSPSHENCPRTGPRQEEPQVLANTFDWMKIKRSNPKISKAIEYGLSNAGSIPRTNFTTKQLTELEKEFHFNKYLTRSRRVEIAHSLHLNETQVKIWFQNRRMKQKKREKEGLTGMCVPPISKNSDSSPSSELNSPVSSPPCSPITLSHSG; this comes from the exons ATGAGCTCGTATTTAGACTTATACTCGGAAGGCGACATGATGCCATTGCCTGTGAAATTCTGTCACGACGAACACAAACCAGGGATACTTCAGTACCACGGGGAGATAGTTGGGAGACTTTCGTCAGGTATGCTGGACCACCAGAGCAGCAGTCGGTCGATATCAGGAGGAGTGCATCATCAAGGTGTGTTTAAGGTGCCACGCGATAGCGACGCATCTGTATCTGATGGCAATTACGTGGATCAGGGACTTGCTTATAATTTGGCGTATGGATGCTACAACGACGTGGAACAGAACAGAGTGCATACCCAGTGCGTGAACTCGGCATATTCAGCAAACGGTCCTTTCCCCAGCCATCCCACAGAGACCTACTACCACGATATTAGAGAAACAAACCAGCAGTGGCAGAGCATAAAGATATCGCGAGGATTCGTCAATGCCAGTCATCAGACTACATCACCATCCCATGAGAATTGTCCAAGAACTGGTCCTAGGCAAGAGGAGCCGCAAGTTTTGGCAAATACATTCGACTGGATGAAAATCAAAAGAAGCAACCCCAAAATCA GTAAAGCTATTGAATATGGATTATCGAACGCCGGATCAATTCCAAGAACAAATTTCACAACCAAGCAGTTAACAGAATTAGAAAAAGAATTTCATTTCAACAAGTATCTCACCAGGTCAAGAAGGGTTGAGATAGCTCATAGTTTGCACCTGAATGAAACCCAGGTGAAAATATGGTTTCAAAACAGAAGAATGAAacaaaagaagagagagaaagaaggccTTACTGGGATGTGCGTGCCTCCCATATCGAAGAACTCGGACTCGTCCCCATCATCAGAACTCAACTCTCCAGTTTcatcccctccctgctccccCATCACGCTCTCCCACAGCGGATAA